A part of Nocardioides sp. WS12 genomic DNA contains:
- a CDS encoding branched-chain amino acid ABC transporter permease — protein sequence MTTTAPTDDVTATMMAAPAVGRGRLKGTLIGLAVAVAVLLAGLAVPYVVTDTYRMSLLLDGAILSLLAIGIGFLARHLGIISLGHGAFFGAAAYGVGIATTNWGWSPTAAVGFGVLVGTGIALVMGLLVVRASGFGFLMLTLALSQALYSLSVQTSARPLTGAHDGKLLSYDRDMTFLGLGQADVMNPGLFWPMAWIALTVCATVLWLVGRSRFGTTLEGIRENEERMRFSGFGTFMPRLAAFVLSGAVASVGGALFAINAGYISPDILGFTKAGDSLIAALIGGFGMLAGPVVGTFLFVYAQANFNFGGNLHLFTGIALILVLVFMPGGITGTLQKLYHRLRKGRR from the coding sequence ATGACGACGACCGCACCCACCGATGACGTCACCGCGACGATGATGGCCGCCCCAGCTGTCGGTCGCGGGCGTCTCAAGGGCACCTTGATCGGGCTCGCCGTTGCGGTGGCCGTCCTGCTCGCCGGCCTGGCGGTGCCCTACGTGGTGACCGACACCTATCGGATGAGCCTCCTGCTCGACGGAGCGATCCTGAGCCTGTTGGCGATCGGCATCGGATTCCTGGCCCGGCACCTCGGCATCATCAGCCTCGGGCACGGCGCCTTCTTCGGTGCGGCGGCCTACGGCGTCGGAATCGCCACCACCAACTGGGGGTGGTCGCCCACGGCAGCCGTCGGGTTCGGTGTCCTCGTCGGAACCGGGATCGCCCTCGTCATGGGCCTGCTGGTGGTTCGCGCCTCTGGTTTCGGATTCCTGATGCTCACGCTCGCCTTGTCACAAGCGCTCTACTCGCTCAGCGTCCAGACCTCCGCTCGCCCGTTGACGGGCGCGCACGACGGAAAGCTCCTGAGCTACGACCGGGACATGACCTTCCTCGGGCTGGGCCAGGCGGACGTCATGAACCCGGGCCTGTTCTGGCCGATGGCCTGGATTGCTCTGACTGTCTGCGCCACCGTCCTCTGGTTGGTGGGGCGTTCGCGCTTCGGCACGACCCTCGAGGGCATCCGGGAGAACGAGGAGCGCATGCGTTTCTCCGGCTTCGGGACCTTCATGCCCCGGCTCGCGGCCTTCGTGCTGTCGGGCGCTGTCGCTTCCGTCGGGGGCGCGCTGTTCGCCATCAACGCCGGCTACATCTCGCCCGACATCCTCGGCTTCACCAAGGCAGGGGATTCCTTGATCGCAGCACTCATCGGTGGCTTCGGCATGCTGGCTGGCCCCGTCGTCGGGACGTTCCTGTTCGTCTACGCGCAGGCCAACTTCAACTTCGGCGGCAACCTCCACCTGTTCACCGGCATCGCCCTGATCCTGGTGCTGGTCTTCATGCCCGGCGGGATCACCGGCACGCTGCAGAAGCTCTACCACCGACTCAGGAAGGGACGTCGATGA
- a CDS encoding ABC transporter substrate-binding protein: protein MKRRLLAAATAVTLATTMAACGSASDSSGGNSEDGPIKVALIPPTSGALAQFGTDAVKGWKTAVRLLNEAGGIDGREIELIVKSTDADPATTVRVAKEAVTQDGAQFIGAVMTSPEHGALNAQLEGLGAMSFNAMGKDDALIGEQCSPYAVHVVQTTSMDVNALAASLTELPGEKWAIQAVDYATGHSAAKTFKAAAKAAGKEVVLEQFAPLNTTDFGSYITKLKGSGADAVFAVEFGADGVAFVQQAEQFNLDAQLKTVLGLNMVSEPLFKTLGDGIVGYYNNVGYDAAGDNELNSEFVEAYTKDHGSAPYYVPADNYTAAQILFAAIEKAGSSDPAEVAEAIDDLEVDTVVGNVTVRGDDHQVLRDSYLGEVVKGDGGLAFDILTNTSADVTTPEPSSACKF from the coding sequence ATGAAGCGACGACTGCTGGCGGCTGCAACTGCCGTCACGTTGGCAACGACCATGGCGGCCTGTGGCTCGGCCAGTGACAGCTCCGGGGGGAACAGCGAAGACGGCCCGATCAAGGTCGCGCTCATCCCGCCCACGAGCGGAGCCTTGGCACAGTTCGGCACCGACGCCGTCAAGGGCTGGAAGACCGCAGTCCGCCTGCTCAACGAAGCGGGCGGGATCGATGGCCGCGAGATCGAGCTCATCGTGAAGTCGACCGACGCCGACCCCGCCACGACGGTGCGCGTCGCGAAGGAGGCGGTGACTCAGGACGGTGCCCAGTTCATCGGTGCCGTGATGACCTCCCCCGAGCACGGCGCGCTGAACGCCCAGCTCGAGGGACTGGGCGCGATGTCGTTCAACGCCATGGGCAAGGACGACGCACTGATCGGCGAGCAGTGCTCGCCGTACGCCGTGCACGTCGTGCAGACGACCAGCATGGACGTCAACGCACTGGCCGCCTCGCTGACCGAGCTGCCGGGTGAGAAGTGGGCCATCCAGGCCGTTGACTACGCGACCGGTCACAGTGCCGCGAAGACCTTCAAGGCTGCGGCCAAGGCGGCAGGCAAGGAGGTCGTGCTCGAGCAGTTTGCCCCGCTCAACACGACGGACTTCGGCTCCTACATCACCAAGTTGAAGGGCAGCGGTGCCGACGCGGTGTTCGCCGTCGAGTTCGGCGCCGACGGCGTTGCGTTCGTCCAGCAGGCCGAGCAGTTCAACCTCGACGCCCAGCTCAAGACCGTCCTCGGCCTCAACATGGTGTCCGAGCCCCTCTTCAAGACCCTGGGTGACGGGATCGTCGGCTACTACAACAACGTCGGGTACGACGCCGCCGGTGACAACGAGCTCAACAGCGAGTTCGTCGAGGCCTACACCAAGGACCATGGCTCGGCGCCGTACTACGTGCCGGCCGACAACTACACAGCGGCGCAGATCCTCTTCGCGGCGATCGAGAAGGCGGGCAGTTCGGACCCCGCCGAGGTCGCCGAGGCGATCGACGACCTCGAGGTCGACACCGTCGTCGGCAACGTCACCGTCCGCGGCGACGACCACCAGGTCCTGCGGGACTCCTACCTCGGTGAGGTCGTGAAGGGTGACGGCGGCCTGGCCTTCGACATCCTCACCAACACCTCCGCCGACGTGACCACCCCGGAGCCGAGCTCCGCCTGCAAGTTCTGA
- a CDS encoding SDR family NAD(P)-dependent oxidoreductase: protein MSNRVALVTGGAQGIGKGIATTLGRDGFRVVVADLNLAVAEETAKEISAAGGEAIAVQIDVTSTESVKAAVATVEQELGPIEVVVNNAGWDDFMPFVKTTEEFWDKVIDINYKGALRVIHAVVPGMTERGFGRVINIGSDAGRVGSSMEAVYSGAKGGIIAFTKTLAREVARKGVTANTVCPGPTDTPALRKFADGAGGGDAEKVISGMTNAVPMKRLGTPDDIGPAVSFFASDGASFVTGQTLSVSGGLTMA, encoded by the coding sequence ATGAGCAACCGCGTCGCACTGGTCACCGGTGGTGCCCAGGGCATCGGCAAGGGCATCGCCACCACGCTCGGCCGGGACGGGTTCCGGGTCGTCGTGGCAGACCTGAACCTCGCCGTCGCCGAGGAGACCGCCAAGGAGATCAGCGCCGCCGGTGGCGAAGCCATCGCCGTCCAGATCGACGTCACCTCGACGGAGTCGGTCAAGGCAGCCGTCGCGACCGTGGAGCAGGAGCTCGGTCCGATCGAGGTCGTGGTCAACAACGCCGGTTGGGACGACTTCATGCCGTTCGTGAAGACGACCGAGGAGTTCTGGGACAAGGTCATCGACATCAACTACAAGGGCGCGCTGCGCGTCATCCACGCCGTTGTCCCGGGTATGACGGAGCGCGGCTTCGGTCGCGTCATCAACATCGGCTCCGACGCCGGCCGCGTGGGTTCCTCCATGGAAGCCGTCTACTCCGGCGCCAAGGGCGGCATCATCGCCTTCACCAAGACCCTCGCCCGCGAGGTCGCCCGCAAGGGTGTCACCGCCAACACAGTGTGCCCCGGTCCGACCGACACCCCGGCGCTGCGCAAGTTCGCCGACGGTGCGGGTGGCGGCGACGCCGAGAAGGTCATCTCCGGAATGACGAACGCCGTCCCGATGAAGCGCCTCGGCACCCCGGACGACATCGGCCCGGCCGTCTCCTTCTTCGCCTCGGACGGCGCCAGCTTCGTGACCGGCCAGACGCTGTCCGTCAGCGGCGGCCTCACGATGGCCTGA
- the menB gene encoding 1,4-dihydroxy-2-naphthoyl-CoA synthase — MSHPVETVDWTASGQYDDIVYETSPDGIAKITINRPEVHNAFRPQTLVEVDRALMVAREDESVGAIILTGAGDKAFCSGGDQRVRGDSGYKLDDHATGRFHVTDLHVAMRRCPKPIVAMVAGWAIGGGHVLHLVCDLTIAADNAVFGQVGPKVGSFDGGYGSSILSDLVGPKKAKEIWFLCRQYDAREALEMGLVNTVVPLAELEAETVRWCREMLVLSPRALRMSKLSFHAHEDGYAGIQQLAHDANLLFYGTDEAQEGREAYKARRTPDFTRFPRRP, encoded by the coding sequence ATGAGCCACCCCGTCGAGACCGTCGACTGGACCGCGAGCGGCCAGTACGACGACATCGTCTACGAGACCAGCCCCGACGGGATCGCGAAGATCACGATCAACCGGCCCGAGGTCCACAACGCCTTCCGGCCGCAGACCCTGGTCGAGGTCGACCGGGCGCTGATGGTCGCGCGCGAGGACGAGTCCGTCGGCGCGATCATCCTCACCGGTGCCGGCGACAAGGCGTTCTGCTCGGGTGGTGACCAGCGGGTGCGCGGTGACAGCGGCTACAAGCTCGACGACCACGCGACCGGGCGCTTCCACGTCACCGACCTGCACGTCGCGATGCGTCGTTGTCCCAAGCCGATCGTGGCCATGGTCGCCGGCTGGGCCATCGGCGGTGGCCACGTCCTCCACCTCGTCTGCGACCTCACGATCGCGGCCGACAACGCCGTCTTCGGCCAGGTCGGTCCGAAGGTCGGCTCCTTCGACGGCGGCTACGGGTCGAGCATCCTGTCCGACCTGGTCGGCCCCAAGAAGGCCAAGGAGATCTGGTTCCTCTGTCGACAGTACGACGCCCGGGAAGCCCTGGAGATGGGGCTGGTCAACACCGTCGTACCGCTGGCTGAACTGGAGGCCGAAACGGTGCGCTGGTGCCGGGAGATGCTCGTCCTCTCGCCGCGGGCGCTGCGGATGTCCAAGCTCAGCTTCCACGCGCACGAGGACGGTTACGCCGGCATCCAGCAGCTCGCCCACGACGCGAACCTCCTCTTCTATGGCACTGACGAGGCCCAGGAGGGCCGCGAGGCCTACAAGGCCCGCCGCACCCCCGACTTCACCCGCTTCCCGCGACGGCCCTGA
- a CDS encoding lipase, translating into MSVRGWIGALLTVALLVLVLPPSPSGAGSQVGAASAHALGGGDTSPVLRTPRARLDAAVRCSRLANRSNPRPTVLLVHGTASAPEEVWGWAFERQLTADGYGWCDVRLPKRALGDFTVAAEYAVHAARVAHRRSGRKVALVGHSQGGAMVLWVAKFWPDVARHASDVVPIAGPLRGTTVANGLCALRRCAPVAWQMSRGGHTMRALERAPLPKGLAVTSIATRLDELITPQPSASSGRGISTILVQDVCPGHVAEHALLSSDPVAYALMIDATSHRGTARAARVGKRVCSRAVLPKADLVASLSFAPITVSFTTGLLNPLTWTDREPALPPYARRYGA; encoded by the coding sequence ATGTCCGTACGGGGATGGATCGGAGCGCTGCTGACCGTCGCTCTCCTGGTCCTGGTGTTGCCGCCGTCGCCTTCTGGCGCAGGAAGTCAGGTGGGGGCCGCTTCCGCTCACGCGCTCGGCGGCGGCGACACCAGCCCCGTGCTCCGCACCCCCCGTGCCCGCCTGGACGCTGCCGTGCGCTGCAGTCGTCTGGCCAACCGCTCCAACCCCAGACCGACGGTGCTTCTTGTCCACGGCACGGCCAGCGCACCGGAAGAGGTCTGGGGTTGGGCCTTCGAGCGCCAGTTGACTGCCGACGGCTACGGCTGGTGCGACGTCCGGCTGCCGAAGCGGGCACTGGGCGACTTCACCGTCGCGGCGGAGTACGCCGTGCATGCCGCGCGGGTCGCCCATCGACGCAGCGGTCGCAAGGTCGCGCTCGTCGGGCACAGCCAGGGCGGCGCGATGGTGCTGTGGGTCGCGAAATTCTGGCCCGATGTCGCGCGCCATGCCTCGGACGTCGTACCCATTGCCGGGCCGTTGCGTGGCACGACCGTCGCCAATGGGCTCTGTGCGCTGCGTCGCTGCGCCCCTGTCGCCTGGCAGATGTCCCGCGGTGGCCACACGATGCGCGCCCTGGAACGTGCACCGCTGCCGAAGGGACTGGCCGTCACGTCGATCGCGACCCGGCTCGATGAACTGATCACCCCGCAACCGTCGGCGAGCAGCGGTCGAGGAATCAGCACGATCCTGGTGCAGGACGTGTGTCCCGGCCATGTGGCCGAACACGCGCTGCTGTCCAGTGACCCGGTCGCCTACGCCCTGATGATCGACGCGACCAGCCACCGTGGCACCGCTCGCGCCGCCCGGGTCGGGAAGCGGGTGTGCTCACGGGCGGTGCTGCCGAAGGCAGACCTGGTCGCCAGCCTCTCCTTCGCTCCGATCACGGTCAGCTTCACGACCGGCCTGTTGAATCCGCTGACCTGGACCGATCGCGAGCCTGCACTGCCTCCCTACGCGCGCCGCTACGGCGCCTGA
- a CDS encoding branched-chain amino acid ABC transporter permease: MNAAQLLNGVALGSLLMVLSSGLAMIYGLRGVANFAHGALYMAGAYIAYSVADVAGFWVALLVVPLALAVVGVVLELVFFRPLQHRSHIELGLITFGLALMAERVVVLIWGERTLRVNPPEFLEGTTTFVGVEYPSYRLAIIVIAVILAVALIVWLRSTAIGLHIRAASQDIETAAIMGINVDRVSLVVVAVGAGLAGLAGALAAPYIALDPGMGNAFLITVLIVVVVGGIGSIAGAMIAGMGLGIIQSITTVWSPSLAVIVPFLALTIVLLWRPTGLAGKRVS; the protein is encoded by the coding sequence GTGAACGCAGCACAACTGCTCAACGGCGTGGCCCTCGGGTCGCTGCTGATGGTGCTGAGCTCGGGGCTGGCCATGATCTACGGGCTCCGCGGCGTGGCCAACTTCGCGCATGGAGCGCTGTATATGGCCGGCGCCTACATTGCCTACTCGGTCGCTGACGTGGCCGGCTTCTGGGTGGCTCTCCTCGTCGTCCCGCTCGCGTTGGCCGTGGTGGGCGTGGTCCTGGAGCTGGTGTTCTTCCGTCCGCTGCAGCACCGCTCCCACATCGAGCTCGGCCTGATCACCTTCGGCCTGGCCCTGATGGCCGAACGGGTCGTGGTCCTCATCTGGGGCGAGCGCACCCTGCGGGTCAACCCCCCGGAGTTCCTGGAGGGGACGACCACCTTCGTCGGGGTCGAGTACCCCAGCTATCGCCTGGCGATCATCGTGATCGCAGTGATCCTGGCCGTTGCACTGATCGTGTGGCTGCGCAGCACGGCGATCGGCCTGCACATCCGGGCGGCGAGCCAGGACATCGAGACTGCCGCGATCATGGGCATCAACGTCGACCGGGTGAGCCTTGTCGTGGTCGCGGTCGGCGCCGGGCTGGCCGGGCTCGCCGGTGCGCTCGCGGCGCCGTACATCGCACTCGACCCGGGGATGGGCAACGCCTTCCTCATCACTGTTCTGATCGTGGTCGTGGTGGGCGGGATCGGGAGCATCGCCGGCGCGATGATCGCGGGAATGGGCCTGGGCATCATCCAGAGCATCACCACCGTCTGGTCGCCAAGTCTTGCCGTGATCGTGCCGTTCCTCGCCCTGACGATCGTCCTGCTGTGGCGGCCCACCGGGCTCGCCGGAAAGAGGGTGTCATGA
- a CDS encoding enoyl-CoA hydratase-related protein, translating to MSENPVVTWTTDSPGVTVVTMDRPPANALGIPILDGMHAAIDAAEKSGDVKVMVLTSARDGFFAAGADIKHMATIDADSFLAYGDKMRAVNDRLAASPWLSIAAIDGLALGGGLELAMAATLRVAGPRAKLGLPEVKLGLIPGAGGTQRLTQLVGRGRSLDIMLTARQVGAEEALRIGLVDRLTDGDVVAAALELAGDLVTSSLPAQLAVVRTVDAAFEMPLAEGIAYERLQEQGLFEDGEAAEGIAAFIAKRAPNFA from the coding sequence ATGTCCGAGAATCCCGTCGTCACCTGGACCACCGATTCGCCTGGCGTCACGGTCGTCACCATGGACCGGCCGCCCGCCAATGCGCTGGGCATTCCGATCCTGGACGGCATGCATGCTGCGATCGACGCCGCCGAGAAGTCCGGCGACGTGAAGGTCATGGTGCTCACGTCCGCCCGGGACGGCTTCTTCGCTGCGGGCGCGGACATCAAGCACATGGCGACCATCGACGCCGACTCCTTCCTGGCGTACGGCGACAAGATGCGCGCCGTGAACGACCGGCTCGCCGCGTCGCCCTGGCTCTCGATCGCAGCAATCGACGGCCTGGCCCTCGGTGGTGGCCTCGAGCTCGCCATGGCCGCCACGTTGCGGGTCGCCGGACCGCGCGCGAAGCTCGGCCTCCCCGAGGTCAAGCTCGGCCTGATACCCGGCGCAGGCGGCACGCAGCGGCTGACGCAGCTGGTCGGCCGGGGTCGCTCGCTCGACATCATGCTCACCGCCCGCCAGGTCGGTGCCGAGGAAGCCCTCCGGATCGGACTGGTCGACCGGCTCACCGACGGCGACGTCGTGGCGGCGGCGCTGGAACTGGCCGGCGACCTGGTGACCTCCTCGCTCCCGGCCCAGCTGGCCGTCGTACGCACGGTGGATGCCGCCTTCGAGATGCCGCTCGCCGAGGGCATCGCCTACGAGCGCCTGCAGGAGCAGGGCCTCTTCGAAGACGGCGAGGCCGCCGAGGGCATCGCGGCCTTCATCGCGAAGCGCGCTCCGAACTTCGCATGA
- a CDS encoding EamA family transporter yields MPDTLKAVDRRTLVVCMAAVWLLWGSVYLAIRLVVDEVDPFQAMAQRYVVAGLLLAGIAVALRGWRVLRVTRAELGGLLATGVLLLGLGNGFQALAQVEGLPSGVAALIVATVPAWAVLIRLLTGDRPPVLTLCGVAIGFAGLAALVGLGQHTGEALPLLGAAFCLGASISWTVGSFLQGRLRLPRDVVTVAAYQQLVAAGTSTTLALVTREHFSTNYSARGWMAMAWLVLACSVAAYLAFAWLLSNVSLSLTATHAYVNPVVAVLLGWVVLSEQVGPGVLVGGGAVVGAVVLIISSERRAAANARVPETVAPG; encoded by the coding sequence GTGCCTGACACGCTGAAGGCGGTCGACCGCAGGACTCTCGTGGTCTGCATGGCGGCCGTCTGGCTGTTGTGGGGGAGCGTCTACCTCGCGATCCGGTTGGTCGTCGACGAGGTGGATCCCTTCCAGGCGATGGCCCAGCGCTATGTCGTCGCAGGTCTCCTGCTGGCCGGCATCGCGGTCGCCCTCCGCGGCTGGCGGGTGCTCCGGGTGACCAGGGCCGAACTGGGCGGACTGCTGGCCACGGGCGTCCTGTTGCTCGGGCTGGGCAACGGGTTCCAGGCGCTGGCCCAGGTGGAGGGCCTGCCCTCCGGTGTCGCCGCCCTCATCGTGGCGACCGTCCCGGCGTGGGCCGTGCTGATCAGGCTGCTCACCGGCGACCGCCCACCCGTGCTGACCCTCTGCGGGGTGGCGATCGGCTTCGCCGGGCTCGCCGCCCTTGTTGGCCTGGGACAGCACACGGGTGAGGCACTGCCGCTGCTCGGCGCCGCGTTCTGCCTCGGTGCCAGCATCAGCTGGACGGTCGGGTCCTTCCTCCAGGGTCGACTCCGGCTGCCCCGCGACGTCGTCACGGTGGCGGCGTACCAACAGCTCGTGGCCGCTGGTACGTCGACGACCCTGGCTCTGGTGACCCGCGAGCACTTCAGCACCAACTACTCCGCCCGCGGCTGGATGGCAATGGCCTGGCTCGTGCTGGCCTGTTCCGTTGCTGCCTATCTCGCGTTCGCGTGGTTGCTGTCGAACGTGTCGCTCTCCCTGACGGCCACCCACGCCTACGTGAACCCGGTCGTCGCCGTGCTCCTCGGCTGGGTGGTCCTGTCCGAGCAGGTGGGCCCGGGAGTTCTCGTCGGTGGCGGCGCCGTGGTCGGCGCGGTGGTCCTCATCATCAGCTCCGAGCGGCGCGCCGCGGCCAACGCGCGGGTCCCCGAGACGGTCGCTCCGGGCTGA